AGGCTGCCTCTTCAAGTTCTCCACCTGCATAGGCTGGTTCAGTCCGGTTCAGCCGCTCAAGCGATGCCATTATGGTACTGCAACTTTCCTCCACCTTATCCCGCTCCCTCTGCCAGAACCGTGAAATCCTCTCCAGCAGGTCAATGATACCGGGCACCCCCATCCGCCTTTCCTTCGGCAGATACGTGGCGGCAAAGAAGGGTTTTTTATCCGGTGTCAGGAGAACATTGAGGGGCCAGCCGCCGCTGCCTGATATCATCTGTGCCACCGCCATAAACTGGTCGTCTATATCCGGCCTTTCCTCCCGATCTACCTTGATGGCCACAAAGGAATCGTTCAGCGCCTTGGCCACCTCACGGTCTTCGAATGATTCATGGGCCATGACGTGGCACCAGTGGCAGGTGGCGTAGCCTATGGAAAGAAAAATCGGTTTATCTTCAGCCCTTGCCTTGGCAAAGGCTTCTTCTCCCCACTGAAACCAGTCGACCGGGTTTTCCGCATGTTGCAACAGGTAAGGACTGTCGGCAAAAATGAGCCGGTTGAAATCCGCGCCGCCATCGGCCGGAATACGACTTTTATCCAGGGATGCAAGTCTATGCAGTTTTTCGTTCTCGTCGTGAAATCCCCCATGCGCAGCCATATCAGCTCCATTGACAAAAGTTGCGGATTTTTGGTTTTTAGATTATTGTACCACCGCCCAATATAGTTACCCTAGGAGTCTGTCGGATTTAGAATGAATCGGCTGCGAAAATGGCAAATCGGTCCGGATCTCCGTAAATTTTCGACAAATAGGTCCACTATTTGCTCTCAAATTTCCAAATATCCGTCCTCGATTTTCCATTCTTTCGCTTCGATCCCTAAATCCGACAGACTCCTAGTTGTCGATCAAAACATCTGTGGAGTCCAAACCAATGCCTGTACTTCTCTTTGCGTTCCTGCTGTCAATAGTTGCTGCCCTACCATCGCTGGCAACAGAACTAGTTGTCGGCAAGTTCAGCGCCGAGGATCTGGGAGAGTGGACTGAGAAATCTTTTCGGGGAAAAACCGAATACTCACTGACAAAGGACGAAGGCAAAAGCGTACTCATGGCACATAGTGTCAAGGCCGGCTCCGGGCTGGTAAAGAAGGTTTCCATCGATGCACGAAAATTTCCTGTTTTGCGCTGGTCGTGGAAAGTCGACCACACCTTGAAGAAGGAAGATATCAGAAAGAAAAAAGGGGATGATTTCGCAGCTCGAGTCTATGTGGTTTTTCCACGTACCTTCTTCTGGCGGATGCGGGCCATCAACTATGTCTGGGCATCTAAAATGGCCAAGGATTCCCATGCACGGAGCCCCTACACCTCGAACTCAGTAATTATTGCCGTTGAATCCGGGGATGAGAACATAAAGAAATGGGTCACTGAAGAACGGAATGTCTACGAAGATTACAGGAAGGTTTTCGGCGAGGAGCCGCCGCTTTTGGGAGGGGTAGCCATAATGACCGACACCGACGACACCCAGGATGAAGCGACCGCTTATTACGGAGATATCTTTTTCGAAGGGAAGTTGCAGGGCGCACAGGAAAACGTGCGCCCCTGAGGCTGCTTTATCCGATTATCTTTGCCAGACGGCTCCGCTGTTTCTCCAGTCGGTGTTGTCCCTCTTCGATAACCTTCAGAAGCTCTTTCTTTGTCTGGTGCGCCATGTCGGGTGCCTTGTCAAGGATCTCTTCAGCCTTGTCACCGACCGTTTCCACAATGTCCGAGACATGGGCGGAGAATTCATGCACTACCCCTTCCGCTTTCTGCCGGGCCTTTTTCACACAGCGCACCAGATCGCGTCGGGTCCTCTTGCCGGACTGGGGAGCAAAGAGAAGAGCCGCCCCCGCCCCGATAATTCCCCCTGCCATAAGCAGCAGCGCCCCAACCAGTACGTCGTTGTTCCTCTCTTCCATTTGCAGCCTCCCCGTAATTTTCTCAAAATGTATTATACCGCGCTTCGGGCAAAATCCCACAGCTCGGTAAATATATAACAGGATGATGAAGGGTTATGGGGTCAATGACGCATCTCTTCTTTCAGCCCCTCAACAACGGCTTTCACCTCGGCGATCATTTCCGCTGCCTGGGGCGATTTCTCCTTCTTCAGGTAAAGCTCAAAGTATTTGGTTGCCTCGGCGAGACGCTCCTGGTCAATGCAGATATTGCCAAGGGTGAGATAAGACATGGTGAAATTGGGATCAAGCCTCACCGCTTCCAGGGTCTCCTTTTCAGCTGATTCCAGATCACCCAGATCATAAAACAGGTCTCCCAGGTTGAAACGTGCTGCGGCATCGTTGGGGTCCAGGGCAATCCCTTTGCGGTAGGCTTCAATTGCCTGGTCATTGTTGCCAAGGCCGTAATAAAGGTCGCCAAGGGCATTCAGAGCAAACACATTGTGCGGATCTAACTCCAGCGCCTTGTTAAAGGCCTGCAGCGCATCATCTGCCCGTTCCAGGCTGTTATAAACAAGCCCCAGGCTCACGTAACCATCAGCCTCCGCTGGACGCAGTTCTATTACTTTTTTGTAAGCAGCAATCGCTTCTTTATGCTGCCCGCTCTCGAAGAGGATATCACCCAGTGAAGTCCACGCCTCAATATCTTCCGGTGCGCGCTTCAACCCTGCTTTAATCGATTCTATGGCCTCTGCCTGTTTTCCGGTCTCGGCAAGTGCCTCGCCAAGGTAAAAATAGCCCTCGGCATTATCCGGTTCGACCTCGGTGCATGCTTTGAATTCCACCGAGGCTTTTCCGTATTCTCCAGCCTCCAGTAAGGAAATGCCCTGAGCCAGACG
This region of Geotalea daltonii FRC-32 genomic DNA includes:
- a CDS encoding DUF3047 domain-containing protein gives rise to the protein MPVLLFAFLLSIVAALPSLATELVVGKFSAEDLGEWTEKSFRGKTEYSLTKDEGKSVLMAHSVKAGSGLVKKVSIDARKFPVLRWSWKVDHTLKKEDIRKKKGDDFAARVYVVFPRTFFWRMRAINYVWASKMAKDSHARSPYTSNSVIIAVESGDENIKKWVTEERNVYEDYRKVFGEEPPLLGGVAIMTDTDDTQDEATAYYGDIFFEGKLQGAQENVRP
- a CDS encoding tetratricopeptide repeat protein, with the protein product MTTNFDERLAQGISLLEAGEYGKASVEFKACTEVEPDNAEGYFYLGEALAETGKQAEAIESIKAGLKRAPEDIEAWTSLGDILFESGQHKEAIAAYKKVIELRPAEADGYVSLGLVYNSLERADDALQAFNKALELDPHNVFALNALGDLYYGLGNNDQAIEAYRKGIALDPNDAAARFNLGDLFYDLGDLESAEKETLEAVRLDPNFTMSYLTLGNICIDQERLAEATKYFELYLKKEKSPQAAEMIAEVKAVVEGLKEEMRH
- a CDS encoding YtxH domain-containing protein, whose product is MEERNNDVLVGALLLMAGGIIGAGAALLFAPQSGKRTRRDLVRCVKKARQKAEGVVHEFSAHVSDIVETVGDKAEEILDKAPDMAHQTKKELLKVIEEGQHRLEKQRSRLAKIIG